The nucleotide sequence ATAACCATTAAACTTTGATTATTCTTTATATTCTGCATGTTCGACAAACTTTTTCGAATACTTTCAAtatccaaaataataattttttattataactatACTGATTAATAAAATCAACCCACATTATATTTTACTTCACATAAACATTTTGAACCAAGTAATGGTAGCCCAGTGATAATCTCTTGCGTCTTAGTGTTTACTCACATCAGTCGTAGGTTTGATTTTCCTTGAAAACTAAATTATCGTTATTTGGCTAGTGTGGGCTTGGACTTCAGTCTAAGTTGTTTATATGGTGGATCGTAACAGATGATCGGTTCAACCCTTGATATTATTCGGATGGTATTCCAAACTCGAACCAAACAGTATGGTAATCATTCTACTCTGTAGCATTAAATGCATTCTTCCCGAATCTGACCGGATCAGCCGGTAAgatttatcaaaagaaaaaacattttgcaccggaaaacaaaagaaaaaaaaatattgcacAATGCTTCACCTTGTTGCGCGAACTCCTcgtctacaattttttttctccttaGCTACAATGAAAAGCCTGAAACTATATAACCCGCACACAACTCAGAAATGAATAATCTTAAtcttttcttttagaaaaaataataatcttaatCTTGGCTAATAAATACTTTTGAAAATAGTAATACCTTGCTAGCTATAAACTTTTGACGACAACTTTTTGTATAAAATGTAGCTATAAAATGTCTATAAACCCCATCCCTAGTAAGATAGATATGGATTGTTACAGAGTTACCATAGATTTTGTTATAACGATATTTTTGTGTCATAGATTtggtataataatattttctttttgttttgttgctaACGTCAAATTTTGTAGCTAATAATCATGGTTAATTACGGAAACACCCTATCtaattatttgttgtttttagtaAACTCGTAATAAACATGATACATTTTCCCCTACGTATATGTTAGTTAGAAAACGTATTACCTAGAAAACGTTATCTTCTAATATGTGTCGGTTGAGAAAGCACTACTTTAATCAACATACCTTTTGAATGATATTTAAAGtgatagatgagtgaaagtctGGAGATGGGTTGATTCCATCCAttcctctcttcttcatctttctaaTAACTTTCAGAAAACACACACTAACGAACTTGATAGTTGTATCATATATAAAATACGTAGCTCTTACTACAACAATACACAATATAAACGAAGTTATATCTTAGAAGATTAGCATGAATGAATTTTTATCATccgataatttttttatatttaaatgaaaaaacacCATCAAGTTTTTCTTATGTATTACACATGTTAAGATTTagattagttatttatttagtaaaaataaatgattaccATTGTCACTTTGTGATTGATTTTTTCTTGTAATTTCATAACATTTTCATTTCAGAactattaattttcaatttttcatgAGTATTTTATACAAGCAATATTTGATCTATACTATTACTAGGTGACATTTCTATGCTCATGTacgtaaaaatattaataaaataattaatttttaataattaactaatttttctttttattatttattgttattttagttaaaaatgtaCTTTCATGTATAGTTCACATCTATTATTCCAAATTGAAGCACATTTTTGTTCTGATTATAGTAAAACCTGATTAATTTTAGACTTAATGTTATTAACAGCATTTAGTTTGTTATTTGTTTAGattcataaatatatttctatcaaattctatataattttaaataagcTGCttggaaaaataaagaaataaaatgttAATCAATTCAGAGTTGTTAACGAAcacaaatgataatattttgaaaactcATTCatgaatatgaaaaaacataaaataaataattcttaagtagtttaataatttatatatgataattataaAGAATatgtgtaaatatttttatgatatcTTAATCAAACATATGATTTTGGGTATAATTTTTCGaatttgttttgtgtttgttttgaggTATATTAGATTACATCAGCTCCTTAGATTAAAAAACAACTGTTTCACATTCTAATAAAGTTAAATTTGGATTAACAGtattaatttcatatatatatatatatatgttattcatctttgatttataaatatatatttttaaaattatgtaacGTGATATATATAGGTTTGGTACAAAGTTAAGATAAAAAATTGAAGAGTTGATCGGTTTGAAGTTCCATAAGCATACCAGACTAACTATCATTCGAAAGTTCATCGGTCATTTCAtaatacaataataaccaacaatttaattttttgattccATCAGTTTGACAATGTACAACTGAGATTAAGCAACAATTATagttataattttgtattatttaaatTGACTATTTGGTATTAAGTTTATCTTAACCTAAAACTAAATCACTTTTAGAAACAAAATGATATGAGGTGATTGACATTCATTATTGacaatttattttgtaattcaatgaaaaataaaggaactatttttaaatattttaatatctattatattattaaaacaattgttgattaaaaataaaaattagagttTTGATAACATAAATACTTTGATgacttatttatataaaatttctattaatattctgattcttagaaaataaaataagaaaatttaataagtacataatatatatcaataaatggctatgttttctttaaaatgcaatatatatatataaaaagaagtaaaatacttcataaattaatttaatgcATTAGTAATACTTATATAGTACTCagaaaaaattaatatgagtgcaattatgttttttgaagtttacaatttacaattaatttatgttttaaaaatataaaaacatttatatttttgaaacaattttttttctaattttttttatctttttgaaacatggATTCTCACGTGAaactttcttaaataaaagtttttcaaataatatcagaagttttaaaacaattttttttctaaaacacgGATCttctaatattatttgaaaaacttttattttacagaaataAATTGTGGGGAATAGTTAATTACAGAAATTAATGCATtggtaattaaaaatttgatatgtttttttagtaagtgtgaaaattataaaacatacatttttctaaaacagagggagtgttttttttgtcttatattttccaatttttaaaataaaggttattaaataataaaataaaaacttaaaatagtaATAATGAAAAGTagtcataataattttaatttattacaaATATCAAGGTAACTAACATTTGttaaaattaaagttaagtATACTATCCGTAAAAAGCTAACTCCTCGATAATATTACAAAGATATATTTTGTCATCtatataaactattatataCTTTCAGATAACTCGTTTTAAGGCATTTCCCTCCTCATCGTTTTTGAGCAACAATGACAGCAATGGTCCACCTTGATATTCAAAATTGTTTGATCTTTACTCTCGTATTCCTCTTCCCAACCCTCtttctctttgtcttcttcttctttaaggAACCAAAGAAAAGCTTTGATCTGCCTCCAAGCCCTCCTTCTCTTCCGATCATTGGTCATCTTCACCTTATCATCTCTTCTTCAATGCACAAGTGTTTTCAGAAAATCTCATCCAAGTACGGGCAATTCCTCCATCTCCGCATCTTCCACGTCCCCATCGTTCTCGTCTCCTCTCCCACAGTGGCCTATGAGATCTTCAAGGCTCACGACACGAACGTCTCCTATCGTGGTCCAATTGCTATCGATGAGTGCATTGTGTTTGGTTCTTCTGGCTACATCAGAGCTCCCTCTGGTGATTACTGGAGGTTCATGAAAAAGATCATCATGGCTAAGGCCCTCGGTCCCCAGGCGCTAGAGCGAACACGTGGCGTCCGTTTAGTTGAGCTAGAGAGGTTCCACAGGAACCTGCTGGATAAGGCCATGAAGAAAGAGAGCGTGGAGGTCGGCGAGGAAGCGATGAGACTCGTTAACAACACGCTGGGAAAGATGAGTATGGGAAGTAGTTTCTCAGTGGAGGACAATGACGGTGGGAAAGTGTGTGAACTATCAGTCGCGTTCACTTCCTTGTGCCACAAGTTTTGTGTGGCGCAAGTATTTCATAAGCCGCTAGAGAAGCTAGGGATCTCATTCTTAAAAAAGGACGTGATGGAGGTTTCACACAGATTTGAAGAGCATCTGGAAAAGATTCTTGCGAAATACGAAGAGAAAGTGGAGGAACATCAAGGTGCTGAGTTTATGGATGCATTGTTGGAATCTTATCAAGGCGAAACCGCAGAATATAAGATGACTAGGAAGCAAATTAAGGCGTTATTTGCGGTAACACTTTCATTGAGAATCAAACAAATACCATTATACTCAAGGCCGCATCTGGGGACAGCTGGATGAAATATTGGCTTTGCCCTCCCCTGTCCAAAGTTTTGGAAGTTTTTTACATAAATAAAGACTtccaaattatgaaaaaaatatatttttgataaaactaCTAATACCCCTGAAATCTCAGATCCGACCATGTTTATACTAAATTAAACAATTTGCTAATGCAGGAGCTTTTCGTTGGAGCAGGTGACTCCTCTTCTTCAACAACACGGTGGGCAATGGCAGAGATCATCAACAACCCTAAGATTCTTGAGAGACTAAGAGAAGAAATCGATTCAGTGGTGgggaaaaataggttggttcaaGAAACTGATCTAACAAATCTACCTTACTTGCAAGCTGTAGTCAAGGAAGCTCTACGATTGCACCCTGTGGGAGCTGTGGTGCCAAGGGAGTTTCAAGAAGGCTGTACGATAGGAGGGTTCTACATACCGGAGGGAACATCACTTGCTGTTAATTCTTATGCTATCATGAGAGATCCTGATTCTTGGGAAGATCCTTGTAAGTTTAAGCCAGAGAGGTTTCTGACTTCTTCAAGATCATGGAAAGAGGAGGAGAGAAAAGAGCAAGCACTGAAGTTCCTCGCGTTTGGCGCAGGAAGGAGAGGATGTCCTGGATCAAATCTTGGTAGTACTTTTGTAGGAACCGCGGTTGGAGTGATGGTGCAGTGCTTTGACTGGGAAATCGAAGGAGATAAAGTCAACATGGAAGAAGCTTCAGGATTGAGATTCTTTATGGCTTTGGCTAAGCCACTTAAGTGCACTCCTAGTCCTCGAAATATGAACCATTTACCTTCTGATTCAAGAGGTCAGGATTACACTCGGTTTCAATTAGCTAACATATAACTCtataaaggttcagaagatcgtTATTACATATGTTACATGCCTTATTTTTGCATTTGTACGTTCATGTTGTTGAATGCATTATGCAAATACCTCCTTAaacattgtattttatttttttaaaaaaatattatttatcttgATGTTAAtatcgtgacaaaaaaaaatcttgatgttaatttaaaaaaaaaagcttgctGTTAATATATTTGCCACTCAGTAAATATTTGGGTAAATTAGTGTATCAGAATATATGGTAATTTTACTTAACAAAAGTGCCATGTACTCGATTAAGAAAGTATCACAAATCAACCACAAAGGAAGGAAGATATACTACTCTATACTCGAAATCTTAATATCGTGTTAACAGAGACAATCCTTTCCATCTTGGGCTACGTAACATACATTAAATATAGCTTCACACTGATCTTAGCTTTGTTCTATACAGCATTGTATTGTTTCTTGTGACCTTGTGACTATTCACAAGAAGAAATAATACTGATTTATCGATTTTATGGTTCTTAAACCGATCAACGAAAGCCAGTCTTCACTCGATTCAGAGTACTTTGTCAGTGAAATCAGAGTAAAATGCATAAATAAACAGAAAACGAAGTCTTTCTCTTTTCGAATTCACTAgaacaagaaaatatattacaCCAATATGTTAATGCATAAATCAAACACAACCTTCCTAAAATACCATCATTTTCTATTACAAGCATTATTTAGGATAATCTTAATCCTACGTTAAAACTACCCCTAGAGCTTAGACTTCAATTTTCTTAAACTCGGAAGTGTGTAAACAAATACTTCGATACCCAAAGCAAAAGACTAGCTCCAAATGCTTGATCACACAAGCCCTAAACAAAGATCTcggttttcttattttgtagAGACACATTTTTTCTTGGATGCACGTCCGCTTCTTGTATACATAACCAGAATTTGCTTCCAAGTTCTTCCAAATGCAATTTAACtaactttcatttttattttaaggaataactttttttctttttctttttctttttctttttctttttcagataatatcatttatattttactagGTAGTTGCCCGTGAATTCacgaatataaatattatatgaatatatatattagacaatgcaatttttaaataataattagaaaattaaaagggTAGTTTTTAACTCCAAATACTTTGAAGATTTAAAACTCaacattgtattttttaaaacatgagaTTTAAtgataatttcattaatattaatCTAAGTCGTtacaaatatgtattatacCTGATTTTGATCAAACGATTAGAAAAAATCATGATCAATGAAtcataaatctattttaaaacacTTTATAATCATCACATTATCTTATCTATCATCTCATTTAACTTTGAGGCAAATTAATTCTCATTTTCAAAGTTTTCATGCATTTAACAAATGCCAGTAGAATTATCTATGCAATTATTAAAGTTTTTGATGTTGTAGAATTCATGTTTGTTGCTTTTACGTCTATGTCTTGAGCTGCCTGGAGAATGTTGTG is from Brassica napus cultivar Da-Ae chromosome A4, Da-Ae, whole genome shotgun sequence and encodes:
- the LOC106449867 gene encoding cytochrome P450 705A1, translating into MTAMVHLDIQNCLIFTLVFLFPTLFLFVFFFFKEPKKSFDLPPSPPSLPIIGHLHLIISSSMHKCFQKISSKYGQFLHLRIFHVPIVLVSSPTVAYEIFKAHDTNVSYRGPIAIDECIVFGSSGYIRAPSGDYWRFMKKIIMAKALGPQALERTRGVRLVELERFHRNLLDKAMKKESVEVGEEAMRLVNNTLGKMSMGSSFSVEDNDGGKVCELSVAFTSLCHKFCVAQVFHKPLEKLGISFLKKDVMEVSHRFEEHLEKILAKYEEKVEEHQGAEFMDALLESYQGETAEYKMTRKQIKALFAELFVGAGDSSSSTTRWAMAEIINNPKILERLREEIDSVVGKNRLVQETDLTNLPYLQAVVKEALRLHPVGAVVPREFQEGCTIGGFYIPEGTSLAVNSYAIMRDPDSWEDPCKFKPERFLTSSRSWKEEERKEQALKFLAFGAGRRGCPGSNLGSTFVGTAVGVMVQCFDWEIEGDKVNMEEASGLRFFMALAKPLKCTPSPRNMNHLPSDSRGQDYTRFQLANI